Proteins encoded together in one Mannheimia haemolytica window:
- the cysS gene encoding Cysteine--tRNA ligase — translation MLKIYNTLKREKEEFKPINPNQVGMYVCGVTVYDLCHFGHGRTFVSFDVIARYLRYSGYNLRYVRNITDVDDKIIKRALENNETCDELVDRMIAEMHQDFDALNILRPDVEPRATKHIPEIIAMVEKLINNGHAYVAADGDVMFDVESFQKYGALSRQNLEQLQAGARVEIKSIKKNPMDFVLWKMSKAGEPSWESPWGNGRPGWHIECSAMNSKELGEHFDIHGGGSDLMFPHHENEIAQSCCAHGGDYVNYWLHTGMLTIDKEKMSKSLGNFFSIRHMLGLYDAESLRYFFLTAHYRSLLDYSIDNLDLARSALERLYTALRGCDVSGESIGGEHYVEAFKTAMDDDFNTPGALAVLFEIARELNKLKTEDMAKANSLAVRLKELAGVLGLLEQDPDAFLKGDANDDEAAEIEALIKQRNEAKASKNWAVADEVRDKLKAMNIVLEDTPNGTIWRKA, via the coding sequence ATGCTCAAAATTTATAACACCCTAAAACGTGAAAAAGAAGAATTTAAGCCGATTAACCCAAATCAGGTGGGAATGTACGTCTGTGGCGTAACGGTTTACGATCTTTGTCATTTTGGGCACGGTCGCACTTTTGTCTCTTTCGATGTGATTGCCCGTTATTTACGTTATTCAGGATACAATTTACGTTATGTGCGTAACATTACCGATGTGGACGATAAAATCATCAAACGTGCCTTAGAAAATAACGAAACTTGCGATGAATTAGTCGATAGAATGATTGCTGAAATGCACCAAGATTTTGATGCGTTAAATATTCTTCGTCCGGACGTTGAGCCACGAGCCACCAAGCATATTCCTGAAATTATTGCGATGGTAGAAAAACTGATTAACAACGGACACGCTTATGTCGCAGCCGATGGCGATGTGATGTTTGATGTGGAATCGTTCCAAAAATATGGTGCGTTATCCCGCCAAAATTTAGAACAACTACAAGCCGGTGCAAGGGTAGAAATTAAATCAATCAAGAAAAACCCGATGGATTTTGTTTTGTGGAAAATGTCGAAAGCCGGTGAGCCAAGCTGGGAAAGCCCGTGGGGAAACGGCAGACCAGGCTGGCATATTGAATGTTCGGCAATGAACAGCAAAGAATTGGGCGAACATTTTGATATTCACGGCGGTGGCTCGGATTTAATGTTCCCGCATCACGAAAACGAAATCGCACAATCTTGCTGTGCTCACGGTGGCGATTATGTCAATTATTGGCTACACACCGGAATGCTCACCATTGATAAAGAAAAAATGTCAAAATCGTTGGGCAATTTCTTCAGCATTCGCCATATGTTAGGCTTATACGATGCTGAATCGTTACGTTATTTCTTCTTAACCGCCCATTATCGTTCGTTATTAGATTACAGTATTGATAACCTTGATTTAGCCCGTTCGGCTCTTGAGCGTTTATATACCGCTCTGCGTGGTTGTGATGTGTCGGGCGAATCCATCGGTGGTGAACACTATGTAGAAGCCTTTAAAACCGCAATGGACGATGATTTCAACACTCCGGGGGCATTAGCAGTATTATTCGAAATTGCGCGTGAGTTGAACAAGCTCAAAACCGAAGATATGGCAAAAGCCAATAGTTTAGCTGTTCGCTTAAAAGAGCTAGCGGGCGTGCTAGGTTTATTGGAACAAGATCCTGATGCGTTTTTAAAAGGTGATGCGAATGATGATGAAGCAGCAGAAATCGAAGCATTAATTAAACAACGCAACGAAGCCAAAGCCTCCAAAAATTGGGCAGTTGCAGATGAAGTACGAGATAAACTCAAAGCGATGAATATCGTACTGGAAGACACGCCAAACGGTACAATTTGGCGTAAGGCATAG
- the ppiB gene encoding Peptidyl-prolyl cis-trans isomerase B: MITLHTNFGDIKIELNFEKAPITAKNFEDYAKEGFYNGTIFHRVIDGFMIQGGGMTAGMAEKATKAPIQNEAGNGLSNKRGTIAMARTSDPHSASSQFFINVADNTFLDYRSKEMFGKTVVQEWGYAVFGEVVEGMNVVDKIKGVKTGNKGFHQDVPVEDVVIESVTVA; this comes from the coding sequence ATGATTACATTACACACTAATTTTGGTGACATCAAAATCGAATTAAACTTTGAAAAAGCCCCGATTACTGCGAAAAACTTTGAAGATTACGCTAAAGAAGGTTTTTATAACGGCACGATTTTCCACCGCGTGATTGACGGCTTTATGATTCAAGGTGGCGGAATGACGGCAGGTATGGCTGAAAAAGCAACTAAAGCTCCGATTCAAAATGAGGCTGGTAATGGTTTAAGCAATAAACGTGGCACAATCGCTATGGCTCGTACTTCTGATCCGCATTCTGCCTCATCACAATTTTTCATTAATGTGGCGGATAACACTTTCTTAGATTACCGCTCAAAAGAGATGTTCGGTAAAACCGTGGTGCAAGAGTGGGGCTATGCGGTATTTGGCGAAGTGGTAGAAGGTATGAACGTAGTCGATAAAATCAAAGGTGTGAAAACCGGCAATAAAGGCTTCCACCAAGATGTACCGGTTGAAGATGTGGTGATTGAGTCTGTAACCGTTGCCTAA
- a CDS encoding auxin efflux carrier produces MEIALLLADKILQLTLMVLLGYLIVKTKLLKSEHSYPISVIGLYIISPAMLITAFQVDDTTEILNGLYLAFLISVLLNGLLILLGWLLKRALKLDNIEQATAIYSNSGNLIIPIVASLFGNEWVIYSTAFIVVQNVLFWSHLRLLICGKGNVPFRKMIFNINIIAIVIGMMLFLLHIKLPATLANTLSTLGHMLGPLAMLVAGMLIAAIPFKEIITDKRIYLVAFLRLIFIPLILLAVIKLGGFASWIENGKTVVMITFLATISPSAATATQMAVAYGQDAKKASAIYGVTTLLCVFTMPLIIWLYQFI; encoded by the coding sequence ATGGAAATAGCCCTTTTATTAGCCGATAAAATTCTACAATTAACCCTGATGGTGCTGCTCGGCTACCTCATCGTTAAAACCAAATTACTCAAATCGGAACACAGTTATCCGATTTCGGTTATCGGACTTTACATTATCAGCCCGGCAATGCTGATTACTGCTTTTCAAGTAGATGACACCACCGAAATACTAAACGGCTTGTATCTGGCATTTTTAATCTCCGTCTTATTAAACGGCTTGTTAATTCTGCTTGGTTGGCTGCTCAAAAGAGCGTTGAAATTAGACAACATAGAACAAGCCACCGCTATTTATTCCAACTCCGGCAACTTAATTATTCCGATTGTTGCCTCCCTGTTCGGCAATGAATGGGTGATTTATTCAACGGCTTTTATTGTGGTGCAAAATGTGTTGTTTTGGTCTCACTTACGGCTGCTGATTTGTGGCAAAGGCAATGTGCCGTTTAGAAAGATGATCTTTAATATCAACATTATTGCGATTGTGATTGGTATGATGTTGTTTTTGCTACATATCAAACTGCCCGCTACGCTTGCAAACACGCTCTCAACTTTAGGGCATATGTTAGGGCCTTTAGCAATGCTTGTGGCAGGGATGTTAATTGCAGCAATTCCATTTAAAGAGATTATTACCGATAAACGCATTTACTTGGTGGCTTTTCTCCGCTTGATTTTTATTCCGCTGATTTTGTTAGCGGTGATTAAACTCGGCGGTTTTGCGAGCTGGATCGAGAATGGAAAAACAGTGGTAATGATTACGTTCTTAGCGACTATTAGCCCATCTGCTGCAACCGCAACCCAAATGGCGGTGGCTTATGGGCAAGATGCTAAAAAAGCCAGTGCAATTTATGGCGTAACCACCTTGCTCTGTGTGTTTACAATGCCCCTGATTATTTGGCTATATCAATTCATATAA
- a CDS encoding formate dehydrogenase accessory protein: protein MNKITKINAKKLSLSTNSIKQKDDEENLISEVPVALVYNGISHTVMMATPADLEDFALGFSLAEGILNAPSELYGLDVIEQENGVEIQLEISSRQFVALKDKRRSMAGRTGCGICGVEQLEQVNQSCKIVKKNNRLQNVNPLILEDCLLQLENAQFLSKETGASHAAAFFTPDGKLLAIREDVGRHVALDKLIGWYAKADFPIGFVFVTSRASFEMVQKCLAIGIEMLCAISATTEMAVNMARENQFTLLAFARKGKATIYAGEERLALNR from the coding sequence GTGAATAAGATCACAAAAATAAATGCCAAAAAATTATCATTATCAACTAATAGTATTAAACAAAAAGATGATGAAGAGAATTTAATTTCAGAAGTGCCGGTTGCTTTGGTATATAACGGTATTTCTCATACTGTAATGATGGCAACACCGGCTGATTTGGAGGACTTCGCTTTAGGATTCTCATTGGCGGAAGGGATTTTAAATGCCCCATCGGAATTATATGGTTTAGATGTAATTGAACAAGAAAATGGAGTAGAAATTCAGCTTGAAATATCGAGCCGCCAATTTGTTGCATTAAAAGATAAACGCCGCTCAATGGCAGGTAGAACAGGTTGCGGTATTTGCGGTGTAGAGCAATTAGAGCAGGTTAATCAAAGTTGCAAAATTGTTAAGAAAAATAACCGCTTACAGAACGTCAATCCACTGATTTTAGAGGATTGTTTATTACAGCTAGAAAATGCTCAATTCTTATCGAAAGAAACCGGTGCAAGCCACGCCGCTGCATTTTTTACCCCGGATGGAAAACTGCTTGCTATTCGTGAAGATGTAGGCAGACACGTAGCGTTGGATAAATTAATCGGTTGGTATGCCAAAGCTGATTTTCCGATTGGATTTGTGTTTGTAACTAGTCGTGCTAGCTTTGAAATGGTGCAGAAATGCTTAGCCATCGGCATTGAAATGCTGTGTGCCATCTCAGCGACCACTGAAATGGCAGTGAATATGGCTCGTGAAAATCAATTTACCTTACTTGCTTTTGCCCGCAAAGGCAAAGCGACCATTTATGCAGGAGAAGAGAGACTCGCTCTTAATCGATAA